A single window of Bombus pascuorum chromosome 1, iyBomPasc1.1, whole genome shotgun sequence DNA harbors:
- the LOC132908977 gene encoding glycine receptor subunit alpha-1 isoform X1 → MKNTILTVLFYSCLKLFAEVRSSASFLTDDAKNSTLKSRIVLPEYYVKEIRPPSKQGFPVVVDFNIFVADINSINVEDMDFRVDMFVRQSWIESRLDMPDEIFEEGDDYVTLPPEFFDSLWQPDLYFLNAKVSEIAALNHKFSSVTLYRNKTVKYSARMHAIIACQMEFQLYPMDIQICPIYIESFSYHKQKLRLRWGLGAVTVNPELKLLQYDIGKPVVTEETVDYMLEKSGNFSRLVVFFRFERQIGHHLIQTFAPSTLVVMLSWFSFWLGLDAIPGRVALLVTSMLTLVTMFTGLKSDIPPVAYVKALDVWMAGCMMFVFAALGEFVVVKVLDLQYQLEYDLQSSMSRHYSTRIVAMEKGQSIWDYDSTYIPKARNKRAGSKHLLQNAWLDTEYPMIRVCKTRSQKFDNYSRIGFPILFMLFVILYWPILLLKKAT, encoded by the exons ATGAAGAACACGATCCTAACAGTACTTTTTTATTCATGTCTGAAACTTTTCGCGGAAGTGCGTTCTAGTGCGAG CTTCTTGACCGATGACGCGAAAAACTCCACTTTAAAGTCGAGGATAGTTCTACCGGAGTATTACGTGAAAG AGATCAGGCCTCCATCGAAGCAAGGTTTTCCAGTGGTAGTGGACTTCAATATCTTTGTAGCTGATATCAATTCAATAAATGTAGAGGATATGGATTTCCG GGTAGACATGTTCGTTCGTCAGAGTTGGATCGAATCTCGACTTGATATGCCGGACGAGATTTTCGAGGAGGGCGACGATTACGTGACACTGCCTCCTGAATTCTTCGACAGTTTATGGCAGCCAGATCTTTACTTCTTAAACGCGAAAGTCTCTG aaaTTGCGGCGTTAAATCACAAATTCTCATCTGTTACGTTGTACAGAAACAAAACGGTCAAGTATTCAGCACGGATGCATGCCATCATCGCCTGCCAAATGGAATTTCAACTCTACCCAATGGACATTCAAATATGCCCTATCTACATAGAAAGTT TTTCCTATCACAAACAGAAGTTACGCTTAAGATGGGGATTGGGCGCAGTCACGGTGAACCCAGAACTGAAGCTTTTACAATATGATATCGGGAAGCCGGTGGTTACTGAAGAAACTGTTGATTATATGCTTGAAAAAAGTG gAAATTTTTCACGACTGGTAGTGTTCTTCCGATTCGAGAGGCAAATTGGTCATCATCTGATACAAACTTTCGCACCATCCACGTTGGTTGTGATGTTATCTTGGTTTAGCTTCTGGTTGGGCTTAGATGCGATCCCTGGTCGTGTGGCTCTTTTAGTAACCAGTATGCTGACCTTGGTTACTATGTTTACTGGTCTAAAAAGCGATATTCCGCCAGTTGCTTACGTGAAA GCACTAGATGTTTGGATGGCAGGCTGCATGATGTTTGTATTTGCTGCTCTtggtgaattcgttgttgtaaAAGTACTCGACTTGCAGTACCAGTTGGAATATGATCTACAATCGTCAATGTCCCGACATTACTCAACA CGTATAGTTGCCATGGAAAAGGGTCAAAGTATTTGGGATTATGACTCAACATATATACCAAAagcaagaaataaaagagctgGTAGCAAACATCTTCTACAAAATGCGTGGCTAGATACTGAATATCCAATGATACGTGTATGCAAAACACGATCACAAAAATTTGACAATTACAGCAGAATAGGTTTTCCTATACTATTTATGCTGTTCGTCATTTTGTATTGGCCGATACTCTTACTTAAGAAGGCAACGTAA
- the LOC132908977 gene encoding glycine receptor subunit alpha-4 isoform X4, which yields MKNTILTVLFYSCLKLFAEVRSSASFLTDDAKNSTLKSRIVLPEYYVKEIRPPSKQGFPVVVDFNIFVADINSINVEDMDFRVDMFVRQSWIESRLDMPDEIFEEGDDYVTLPPEFFDSLWQPDLYFLNAKVSEIAALNHKFSSVTLYRNKTVKYSARMHAIIACQMEFQLYPMDIQICPIYIESFSYHKQKLRLRWGLGAVTVNPELKLLQYDIGKPVVTEETVDYMLEKSGNFSRLVVFFRFERQIGHHLIQTFAPSTLVVMLSWFSFWLGLDAIPGRVALLVTSMLTLVTMFTGLKSDIPPVAYVKRIVAMEKGQSIWDYDSTYIPKARNKRAGSKHLLQNAWLDTEYPMIRVCKTRSQKFDNYSRIGFPILFMLFVILYWPILLLKKAT from the exons ATGAAGAACACGATCCTAACAGTACTTTTTTATTCATGTCTGAAACTTTTCGCGGAAGTGCGTTCTAGTGCGAG CTTCTTGACCGATGACGCGAAAAACTCCACTTTAAAGTCGAGGATAGTTCTACCGGAGTATTACGTGAAAG AGATCAGGCCTCCATCGAAGCAAGGTTTTCCAGTGGTAGTGGACTTCAATATCTTTGTAGCTGATATCAATTCAATAAATGTAGAGGATATGGATTTCCG GGTAGACATGTTCGTTCGTCAGAGTTGGATCGAATCTCGACTTGATATGCCGGACGAGATTTTCGAGGAGGGCGACGATTACGTGACACTGCCTCCTGAATTCTTCGACAGTTTATGGCAGCCAGATCTTTACTTCTTAAACGCGAAAGTCTCTG aaaTTGCGGCGTTAAATCACAAATTCTCATCTGTTACGTTGTACAGAAACAAAACGGTCAAGTATTCAGCACGGATGCATGCCATCATCGCCTGCCAAATGGAATTTCAACTCTACCCAATGGACATTCAAATATGCCCTATCTACATAGAAAGTT TTTCCTATCACAAACAGAAGTTACGCTTAAGATGGGGATTGGGCGCAGTCACGGTGAACCCAGAACTGAAGCTTTTACAATATGATATCGGGAAGCCGGTGGTTACTGAAGAAACTGTTGATTATATGCTTGAAAAAAGTG gAAATTTTTCACGACTGGTAGTGTTCTTCCGATTCGAGAGGCAAATTGGTCATCATCTGATACAAACTTTCGCACCATCCACGTTGGTTGTGATGTTATCTTGGTTTAGCTTCTGGTTGGGCTTAGATGCGATCCCTGGTCGTGTGGCTCTTTTAGTAACCAGTATGCTGACCTTGGTTACTATGTTTACTGGTCTAAAAAGCGATATTCCGCCAGTTGCTTACGTGAAA CGTATAGTTGCCATGGAAAAGGGTCAAAGTATTTGGGATTATGACTCAACATATATACCAAAagcaagaaataaaagagctgGTAGCAAACATCTTCTACAAAATGCGTGGCTAGATACTGAATATCCAATGATACGTGTATGCAAAACACGATCACAAAAATTTGACAATTACAGCAGAATAGGTTTTCCTATACTATTTATGCTGTTCGTCATTTTGTATTGGCCGATACTCTTACTTAAGAAGGCAACGTAA
- the LOC132908977 gene encoding glycine receptor subunit alpha-1 isoform X5 — MEIRPPSKQGFPVVVDFNIFVADINSINVEDMDFRVDMFVRQSWIESRLDMPDEIFEEGDDYVTLPPEFFDSLWQPDLYFLNAKVSEIAALNHKFSSVTLYRNKTVKYSARMHAIIACQMEFQLYPMDIQICPIYIESFSYHKQKLRLRWGLGAVTVNPELKLLQYDIGKPVVTEETVDYMLEKSGNFSRLVVFFRFERQIGHHLIQTFAPSTLVVMLSWFSFWLGLDAIPGRVALLVTSMLTLVTMFTGLKSDIPPVAYVKALDVWMAGCMMFVFAALGEFVVVKVLDLQYQLEYDLQSSMSRHYSTRIVAMEKGQSIWDYDSTYIPKARNKRAGSKHLLQNAWLDTEYPMIRVCKTRSQKFDNYSRIGFPILFMLFVILYWPILLLKKAT, encoded by the exons ATGG AGATCAGGCCTCCATCGAAGCAAGGTTTTCCAGTGGTAGTGGACTTCAATATCTTTGTAGCTGATATCAATTCAATAAATGTAGAGGATATGGATTTCCG GGTAGACATGTTCGTTCGTCAGAGTTGGATCGAATCTCGACTTGATATGCCGGACGAGATTTTCGAGGAGGGCGACGATTACGTGACACTGCCTCCTGAATTCTTCGACAGTTTATGGCAGCCAGATCTTTACTTCTTAAACGCGAAAGTCTCTG aaaTTGCGGCGTTAAATCACAAATTCTCATCTGTTACGTTGTACAGAAACAAAACGGTCAAGTATTCAGCACGGATGCATGCCATCATCGCCTGCCAAATGGAATTTCAACTCTACCCAATGGACATTCAAATATGCCCTATCTACATAGAAAGTT TTTCCTATCACAAACAGAAGTTACGCTTAAGATGGGGATTGGGCGCAGTCACGGTGAACCCAGAACTGAAGCTTTTACAATATGATATCGGGAAGCCGGTGGTTACTGAAGAAACTGTTGATTATATGCTTGAAAAAAGTG gAAATTTTTCACGACTGGTAGTGTTCTTCCGATTCGAGAGGCAAATTGGTCATCATCTGATACAAACTTTCGCACCATCCACGTTGGTTGTGATGTTATCTTGGTTTAGCTTCTGGTTGGGCTTAGATGCGATCCCTGGTCGTGTGGCTCTTTTAGTAACCAGTATGCTGACCTTGGTTACTATGTTTACTGGTCTAAAAAGCGATATTCCGCCAGTTGCTTACGTGAAA GCACTAGATGTTTGGATGGCAGGCTGCATGATGTTTGTATTTGCTGCTCTtggtgaattcgttgttgtaaAAGTACTCGACTTGCAGTACCAGTTGGAATATGATCTACAATCGTCAATGTCCCGACATTACTCAACA CGTATAGTTGCCATGGAAAAGGGTCAAAGTATTTGGGATTATGACTCAACATATATACCAAAagcaagaaataaaagagctgGTAGCAAACATCTTCTACAAAATGCGTGGCTAGATACTGAATATCCAATGATACGTGTATGCAAAACACGATCACAAAAATTTGACAATTACAGCAGAATAGGTTTTCCTATACTATTTATGCTGTTCGTCATTTTGTATTGGCCGATACTCTTACTTAAGAAGGCAACGTAA
- the LOC132908977 gene encoding glycine receptor subunit alpha-1 isoform X3 has product MRKNNAEIRPPSKQGFPVVVDFNIFVADINSINVEDMDFRVDMFVRQSWIESRLDMPDEIFEEGDDYVTLPPEFFDSLWQPDLYFLNAKVSEIAALNHKFSSVTLYRNKTVKYSARMHAIIACQMEFQLYPMDIQICPIYIESFSYHKQKLRLRWGLGAVTVNPELKLLQYDIGKPVVTEETVDYMLEKSGNFSRLVVFFRFERQIGHHLIQTFAPSTLVVMLSWFSFWLGLDAIPGRVALLVTSMLTLVTMFTGLKSDIPPVAYVKALDVWMAGCMMFVFAALGEFVVVKVLDLQYQLEYDLQSSMSRHYSTRIVAMEKGQSIWDYDSTYIPKARNKRAGSKHLLQNAWLDTEYPMIRVCKTRSQKFDNYSRIGFPILFMLFVILYWPILLLKKAT; this is encoded by the exons ATGCGAAAAAACAACGCAGAGATCAGGCCTCCATCGAAGCAAGGTTTTCCAGTGGTAGTGGACTTCAATATCTTTGTAGCTGATATCAATTCAATAAATGTAGAGGATATGGATTTCCG GGTAGACATGTTCGTTCGTCAGAGTTGGATCGAATCTCGACTTGATATGCCGGACGAGATTTTCGAGGAGGGCGACGATTACGTGACACTGCCTCCTGAATTCTTCGACAGTTTATGGCAGCCAGATCTTTACTTCTTAAACGCGAAAGTCTCTG aaaTTGCGGCGTTAAATCACAAATTCTCATCTGTTACGTTGTACAGAAACAAAACGGTCAAGTATTCAGCACGGATGCATGCCATCATCGCCTGCCAAATGGAATTTCAACTCTACCCAATGGACATTCAAATATGCCCTATCTACATAGAAAGTT TTTCCTATCACAAACAGAAGTTACGCTTAAGATGGGGATTGGGCGCAGTCACGGTGAACCCAGAACTGAAGCTTTTACAATATGATATCGGGAAGCCGGTGGTTACTGAAGAAACTGTTGATTATATGCTTGAAAAAAGTG gAAATTTTTCACGACTGGTAGTGTTCTTCCGATTCGAGAGGCAAATTGGTCATCATCTGATACAAACTTTCGCACCATCCACGTTGGTTGTGATGTTATCTTGGTTTAGCTTCTGGTTGGGCTTAGATGCGATCCCTGGTCGTGTGGCTCTTTTAGTAACCAGTATGCTGACCTTGGTTACTATGTTTACTGGTCTAAAAAGCGATATTCCGCCAGTTGCTTACGTGAAA GCACTAGATGTTTGGATGGCAGGCTGCATGATGTTTGTATTTGCTGCTCTtggtgaattcgttgttgtaaAAGTACTCGACTTGCAGTACCAGTTGGAATATGATCTACAATCGTCAATGTCCCGACATTACTCAACA CGTATAGTTGCCATGGAAAAGGGTCAAAGTATTTGGGATTATGACTCAACATATATACCAAAagcaagaaataaaagagctgGTAGCAAACATCTTCTACAAAATGCGTGGCTAGATACTGAATATCCAATGATACGTGTATGCAAAACACGATCACAAAAATTTGACAATTACAGCAGAATAGGTTTTCCTATACTATTTATGCTGTTCGTCATTTTGTATTGGCCGATACTCTTACTTAAGAAGGCAACGTAA
- the LOC132908977 gene encoding glycine receptor subunit alpha-1 isoform X2, which yields MQLQKSGVVEMKCRPESKYVSLKDMEIRPPSKQGFPVVVDFNIFVADINSINVEDMDFRVDMFVRQSWIESRLDMPDEIFEEGDDYVTLPPEFFDSLWQPDLYFLNAKVSEIAALNHKFSSVTLYRNKTVKYSARMHAIIACQMEFQLYPMDIQICPIYIESFSYHKQKLRLRWGLGAVTVNPELKLLQYDIGKPVVTEETVDYMLEKSGNFSRLVVFFRFERQIGHHLIQTFAPSTLVVMLSWFSFWLGLDAIPGRVALLVTSMLTLVTMFTGLKSDIPPVAYVKALDVWMAGCMMFVFAALGEFVVVKVLDLQYQLEYDLQSSMSRHYSTRIVAMEKGQSIWDYDSTYIPKARNKRAGSKHLLQNAWLDTEYPMIRVCKTRSQKFDNYSRIGFPILFMLFVILYWPILLLKKAT from the exons ATGCAATTACAAAAATCTGGTGTCGTGGAAATGAAATGCAGACCTGAATCAAAGTACGTTTCATTGAAAGACATGG AGATCAGGCCTCCATCGAAGCAAGGTTTTCCAGTGGTAGTGGACTTCAATATCTTTGTAGCTGATATCAATTCAATAAATGTAGAGGATATGGATTTCCG GGTAGACATGTTCGTTCGTCAGAGTTGGATCGAATCTCGACTTGATATGCCGGACGAGATTTTCGAGGAGGGCGACGATTACGTGACACTGCCTCCTGAATTCTTCGACAGTTTATGGCAGCCAGATCTTTACTTCTTAAACGCGAAAGTCTCTG aaaTTGCGGCGTTAAATCACAAATTCTCATCTGTTACGTTGTACAGAAACAAAACGGTCAAGTATTCAGCACGGATGCATGCCATCATCGCCTGCCAAATGGAATTTCAACTCTACCCAATGGACATTCAAATATGCCCTATCTACATAGAAAGTT TTTCCTATCACAAACAGAAGTTACGCTTAAGATGGGGATTGGGCGCAGTCACGGTGAACCCAGAACTGAAGCTTTTACAATATGATATCGGGAAGCCGGTGGTTACTGAAGAAACTGTTGATTATATGCTTGAAAAAAGTG gAAATTTTTCACGACTGGTAGTGTTCTTCCGATTCGAGAGGCAAATTGGTCATCATCTGATACAAACTTTCGCACCATCCACGTTGGTTGTGATGTTATCTTGGTTTAGCTTCTGGTTGGGCTTAGATGCGATCCCTGGTCGTGTGGCTCTTTTAGTAACCAGTATGCTGACCTTGGTTACTATGTTTACTGGTCTAAAAAGCGATATTCCGCCAGTTGCTTACGTGAAA GCACTAGATGTTTGGATGGCAGGCTGCATGATGTTTGTATTTGCTGCTCTtggtgaattcgttgttgtaaAAGTACTCGACTTGCAGTACCAGTTGGAATATGATCTACAATCGTCAATGTCCCGACATTACTCAACA CGTATAGTTGCCATGGAAAAGGGTCAAAGTATTTGGGATTATGACTCAACATATATACCAAAagcaagaaataaaagagctgGTAGCAAACATCTTCTACAAAATGCGTGGCTAGATACTGAATATCCAATGATACGTGTATGCAAAACACGATCACAAAAATTTGACAATTACAGCAGAATAGGTTTTCCTATACTATTTATGCTGTTCGTCATTTTGTATTGGCCGATACTCTTACTTAAGAAGGCAACGTAA
- the LOC132908977 gene encoding glycine receptor subunit alpha-1 isoform X6, translated as MFVRQSWIESRLDMPDEIFEEGDDYVTLPPEFFDSLWQPDLYFLNAKVSEIAALNHKFSSVTLYRNKTVKYSARMHAIIACQMEFQLYPMDIQICPIYIESFSYHKQKLRLRWGLGAVTVNPELKLLQYDIGKPVVTEETVDYMLEKSGNFSRLVVFFRFERQIGHHLIQTFAPSTLVVMLSWFSFWLGLDAIPGRVALLVTSMLTLVTMFTGLKSDIPPVAYVKALDVWMAGCMMFVFAALGEFVVVKVLDLQYQLEYDLQSSMSRHYSTRIVAMEKGQSIWDYDSTYIPKARNKRAGSKHLLQNAWLDTEYPMIRVCKTRSQKFDNYSRIGFPILFMLFVILYWPILLLKKAT; from the exons ATGTTCGTTCGTCAGAGTTGGATCGAATCTCGACTTGATATGCCGGACGAGATTTTCGAGGAGGGCGACGATTACGTGACACTGCCTCCTGAATTCTTCGACAGTTTATGGCAGCCAGATCTTTACTTCTTAAACGCGAAAGTCTCTG aaaTTGCGGCGTTAAATCACAAATTCTCATCTGTTACGTTGTACAGAAACAAAACGGTCAAGTATTCAGCACGGATGCATGCCATCATCGCCTGCCAAATGGAATTTCAACTCTACCCAATGGACATTCAAATATGCCCTATCTACATAGAAAGTT TTTCCTATCACAAACAGAAGTTACGCTTAAGATGGGGATTGGGCGCAGTCACGGTGAACCCAGAACTGAAGCTTTTACAATATGATATCGGGAAGCCGGTGGTTACTGAAGAAACTGTTGATTATATGCTTGAAAAAAGTG gAAATTTTTCACGACTGGTAGTGTTCTTCCGATTCGAGAGGCAAATTGGTCATCATCTGATACAAACTTTCGCACCATCCACGTTGGTTGTGATGTTATCTTGGTTTAGCTTCTGGTTGGGCTTAGATGCGATCCCTGGTCGTGTGGCTCTTTTAGTAACCAGTATGCTGACCTTGGTTACTATGTTTACTGGTCTAAAAAGCGATATTCCGCCAGTTGCTTACGTGAAA GCACTAGATGTTTGGATGGCAGGCTGCATGATGTTTGTATTTGCTGCTCTtggtgaattcgttgttgtaaAAGTACTCGACTTGCAGTACCAGTTGGAATATGATCTACAATCGTCAATGTCCCGACATTACTCAACA CGTATAGTTGCCATGGAAAAGGGTCAAAGTATTTGGGATTATGACTCAACATATATACCAAAagcaagaaataaaagagctgGTAGCAAACATCTTCTACAAAATGCGTGGCTAGATACTGAATATCCAATGATACGTGTATGCAAAACACGATCACAAAAATTTGACAATTACAGCAGAATAGGTTTTCCTATACTATTTATGCTGTTCGTCATTTTGTATTGGCCGATACTCTTACTTAAGAAGGCAACGTAA
- the LOC132909113 gene encoding elongation of very long chain fatty acids protein 4-like, which translates to MASLINSTATLINDAYNYYLWTLSLADERTRGWLLVDSPKPTLIYTMLYLLIVWAGPKIMRNRKAFKLTWALVPYNLAMACLNAYIAIQLFVASTRLRYSYVCQPIRHVTRPDELQIAHAVWWYYFSKLLEFCDTFFFILRKKDNQLSFLHVYHHSTMFSLWWIGIKWVPSGSTFLPAMVNSFIHVLMYSYYGLAALGPSVAKYLWWKKYLTILQLIQFTTALILGINGIRSGCDFPLWMQYALVIYMVSFIVLFGNFYAKAYIAKGKQAYAERQLEKMKADTQLKKKITGAAMCNGNITNGHANGYANGVSKKIQ; encoded by the exons ATGGCAAGCTTAATTAATTCCACAGCAACTTTAATAAATGATGCCTACAATTACTACCTCTGGACGCTATCCCTTGCCG ATGAACGAACGAGAGGATGGCTTCTGGTCGATTCGCCAAAACCTACATTGATATACACTATGTTGTATTTACTCATTGTATGGGCCGGGCCAAAGATCATGAGAAATCGAAAAGCCTTCAAGTTAACGTGGGCACTCGTTCCATATAATCTTGCGATGGCCTGTCTTAACGCGTACATCGCGATACAG TTATTCGTAGCTTCCACCAGGTTACGTTATAGTTATGTGTGTCAGCCGATTAGGCATGTGACTCGTCCAGACGAATTACAG ATTGCTCATGCAGTCTGGTGGTACTACTTTAGCAAACTTTTGGAGTTCTGTGAtacgtttttctttatcttgCGGAAGAAGGATAATCAATTAAGCTTTCTTCATGTTTACCATCATTCCACTATGTTTTCGTTGTGGTGGATTGGTATCAAATGGGTTCCAAGTGGATCTA CTTTCCTGCCAGCCATGGTGAACAGTTTTATCCATGTCCTCATGTATTCATACTATGGCTTAGCCGCATTGGGACCCTCTGTAGCTAAATATCTCTGGTGGAAGAAATACCTGACGATTCTTCAATTAATCCAATTTACTACTGCCTTGATCCTCGGCATCAATGGGATTCGGTCGGGATGCGATTTCCCACTTTGGATGCAGTATGCTCTTGTCATTTACATGGTCTCTTTCATCGTTTTATTCGGAAATTTCTACGCTAAAGCCTACATTGCCAAG ggTAAACAAGCATACGCGGAAAGACAGTTAGAAAAAATGAAGGCGGATACGcaattgaagaaaaaaattaccgGCGCAGCTATGTGTAACGGAAACATTACGAATGGACACGCCAATGGATATGCGAATGGTGTATCTAAGAAAATTCAATGA
- the LOC132909013 gene encoding coiled-coil and C2 domain-containing protein 2A-like, which yields MFNKDIDFIKEYAQRTEDRKEQDLSLCYAYPIINKVSEINVLTNDTKNLRKLCQETTLVEDGLYSSDHPFVYSDIKLSEFSNMKVLQYESKRKFSGKLLEIVIREVNINTNQSDSIEITSVYLLFKKKIICKVNSPFNRKMHKLLIKSSECNNLSTQVHTKSGQSSILPLPLPKRNIENHTAEIDFAISDNFGRIHAGTVTCTITLSSYGENEQESYASHLYKLSNDPNDPQNHLSLLKPSKSVHKKQVKYFLLEDPALTFGRNSEFIIPKKSQTEKIKSPDIVITEQPAFSLLNISFRNLFQFKHPLESSSGTRRHHTIGKTILSVTILRGIEIPIREESALVQPFVEVEWGNTAHTTSIAEGSAPIWHQTMYFELPRQNEEHCIKIRLFDQHPVWGRQWIGEARIPLEHHRNYQELERWITLSPLFSPNLLFGYIQASPGQSCTRIYVLMKMDHSITPKSVESTTINTLLKGIQRCLVTSYKINGVENPKDAARLVMLVPSLPNHYGPITPRQTLNIRKVDHYGRATLLAVLLQGFNLQTYVLLGSSQISKWTSFVLSISENGIYTLWDAEVGKCYKLDDTHCPLMKVSRLINHSGIWENLQKSILAHNLKYDVKLSKEWRFVDITTSTKNDHTVQVLDLSITEEELRQIKKTAMDLEQALKDKLAHWRSTIGLTTIFNRHAITILRNFISKIEPSSEVQLDKRDLKQLYRAYHVHGFILNKRECSIDDLSEYLHATKIYNINDPVEFAVVCQIQPYIGKISSIWLAVIILKSRD from the exons ATGTTCAACAAGGATATCGATTTCATCAAGGAATATGCACAACGTACAGAAGATAGAAAAGAACAAGATTTAAGTCTTTGTTATGCATATCCTATCATAAATAAAGTTTCAGAAATCAATGTTCTTACTAATGATACTAAAAATCTGCGAAAATTATGTCAAGAAACTACATTAGTTGAGGATGGATTATATTCTTCTGATCATCCATTTGTTTACAGTGACATTAAACTTTCTGAATTTAGCAACATGAAAGTTTTGCAATACGAATCAAAACGAAAATTCTCTGGCAAATTGTTAGAAATTGTAATTCGTGAAGTAAACATTAATACCAATCAATCAGATTCTATAGAAATCACATCTGTTTATCTGTtattcaaaaagaaaattatatgtaagGTAAATAGTCCCTTTAATAGAAAGATGcataaattgttaataaagaGTTCAGAATGCAATAATCTTTCTACACAAGTACATACTAAAAGTGGTCAATCTAGCATCTTACCATTGCCGTTGCCAAAACGCAACATTGAGAATCATACAGCAGAAATAGATTTTGCAATAAGCGACAATTTTGGTAGAATACACGCTGGAACCGTCACTTGTACAATTACCTTAAGTAGTTATGGTGAAAATGAACAAGAGTCATATGCATCtcatctttataaattaagtaATGATCCAAATGATCCACAAAATCATTTATCTTTACTCAAACCATCGAAAAGTGTTCATAAAAAGCAAGTGAAATACTTTCTACTGGAAGATCCAGCATTAACTTTTGGCAGAAATTCAGAATTTATCATACCTAAGAAAAGTCaaacagagaaaataaaatctccAGATATAGTCATAACAGAACAACCTGCATTTTCTTTGCTCAATATATCATTCAGGAACTTATTCCAATTTAAACACCCACTAGAATCATCATCTGGTACCCGTAGACATCATACAATAGGAAAAACAATTTTGTCTGTAACTATTCTGCGAGGAATAGAAATACCAATTAGAGAAGAGTCTGCATTAGTTCAACCATTTGTAGAAGTTGAATGGGGTAACACAGCACACACAACATCCATAGCAGAAGGTTCAGCACCTATATGGCACCAAACAATGTACTTTGAGTTACCAAGACAAAATGAAGAGCATTGTATAAAGATTCGCCTATTTGATCAGCATCCTGTCTGGGGTCGACAGTGGATAGGTGAAGCCAGAATTCCTCTTGAACATCACAGAAATTATCAAGAACTTGAGCGATGGATTACATTATCTCCATTATTTAGCCcaaatttgttatttggaTACATACAAGCTAGTCCTGGTCAATCATGTACTCGTATTTACGTTCTGATGAAAATGGATCATTCAATTACTCCTAAGTCGGTTGAAAGTACTactataaatacattattgaAAGGAATTCAACGATGTCTCGTTACATCATATAAAATTAACGGCGTCGAAAATCCGAAAGATGCTGCAAGATTAGTAATGCTTGTACCATCGTTACCTAATCATTATGGGCCGATCACCCCACGTCAAACATTGAACATACGTAAAGTGGATCACTATGGAAGAGCAACTCTACTTGCAGTATTATTACAAGGTTTCAATCTGCAGACATACGTTTTATTAG gTTCTTCTCAAATAAGTAAATGGACGTCATTTGTTTTAAGTATCAGTGAAAACGGAATATATACGCTATGGGACGCAGAAGTTGgaaaatgctataaattagaTGATACCCATTGTCCTTTAATGAAGGTGTCTCGACTAATTAATCATTCTGGC atatgggaaaatttgcaaaaatctaTTTTAGCCCATAATCTCAAGTACGACGTGAAATTAAGCAAAGAATGGCGATTCGTTGATATTACGACGTCAACTAAAAATGACCATACTGTGCAAGTATTAGATCTAAGTATTACAGAGGAAGAACTAAGGCAAATTAAGAAGACCGCTATGGATTTAGAGCAGGCCTTAAAAGATAAGTTAGCTCATTGGCGAAGCACAATTGGTTTAACGACGATCTTTAATCGACATGCAATAactattttacgaaattttatttctaaaatagaaCCTTCTTCAGAAGTACAATTAGATAAAAGGgatttgaaacaattatacAGAGCTTACCACGTTCatggttttattttaaacaaacgtGAATGCAGCATCGATGATTTGAGCGAATATTTACATGCgacgaaaatttataatatcaatgATCCAGTTGAATTTGCTGTGGTATGTCAGATACAGCCTTACATCGgtaaaatttcttcgatttgGCTGGCTGTTATAATCCTTAAAAGTCGTGATTAG